The Oscillatoria acuminata PCC 6304 genomic interval AAATGTTAGCGGGGATTTTTATGTAGATACCACCTGCATTGATTGTGATACTTGCCGCTGGATGGCTTCCGATATCTTTCACCGTGAGAATGAGCAATCAGCAGTTTATCAGCAACCCCAAACTGAAGCCGAACGCTTGGAGGCTTTACAGGCGCTTTTAGCCTGTCCTACCGCTTCGATTGGGACGGTAGATAAACCCAAAGATATCAAACAAGCCCAAGAGAGTTTTCCTTTGTTGATTGACCACAATATTTATCATTGTGGTTATCATGCGGAAAGTTCTTTTGGAGCCGCAAGTTATTTAATTCATAGACCCGAGGGAAATATTTTAGTAGATTCCCCTCGCTTTTCTCCGCCTTTAGTTAAAAAATTAGAATCAATGGGAGGGGTTCGTTATTTGTATTTAACCCATCAGGATGATGTGGCGGATCATCAGAAATATGCTGAACATTTCGGCTGCGATCGCATCCTACATCATGATGAAATCAATCCCCGGACTCGGGATGTGGAAATTCAGCTCACCGGCTATGAGCCAATTGAACTGGAATCCGACATGGTAATTATTCCCGTTCCCGGACATACCAAAGGTCATACGGTGTTGCTCTATCAAAACCAATTTCTATTTACGGGAGATTGTTTAGCTTGGTCCGATCGACTGAATCAATTGATTGCCTTTCGCGATGCCTGTTGGTATTCTTGGCCGGAATTAATTAAATCCATGCACAAGTTAACAAACTATTCCTTTGAGTGGGTCCTGCCCGGGCATGGTCGCCGTTATCATGCAGAAAATTCCCAGCAAATGCAGGAGGAACTCCAACACTGCCTAACTTGGATGGAAACCCAATGATAACCGGGCCCTTTCAGTCATTATCGAATGAAAGTAATATCAAGTCCGGTGAATTAACCTAATACGGAATCCGGTTGTCAAAGGTCTGCAAAAACCCGCAGCGTCCAGGGGCTACACGGACGAAGCCCGCCTGCGCGGGCTAAGAAAGAAAACCGACTTTTAACAACCGGATTTGGTATAAAAACCAT includes:
- a CDS encoding MBL fold metallo-hydrolase, encoding MANQQLRRPENVSGDFYVDTTCIDCDTCRWMASDIFHRENEQSAVYQQPQTEAERLEALQALLACPTASIGTVDKPKDIKQAQESFPLLIDHNIYHCGYHAESSFGAASYLIHRPEGNILVDSPRFSPPLVKKLESMGGVRYLYLTHQDDVADHQKYAEHFGCDRILHHDEINPRTRDVEIQLTGYEPIELESDMVIIPVPGHTKGHTVLLYQNQFLFTGDCLAWSDRLNQLIAFRDACWYSWPELIKSMHKLTNYSFEWVLPGHGRRYHAENSQQMQEELQHCLTWMETQ